One Bombina bombina isolate aBomBom1 chromosome 5, aBomBom1.pri, whole genome shotgun sequence DNA segment encodes these proteins:
- the TRIL gene encoding TLR4 interactor with leucine rich repeats, whose protein sequence is MEQAGMIQLLILLACSLCWSLEHRCPEPCDCQHLQHILCSNRGLHSVPKSSHFMSSIGTKTFSLGGNFISNISAVDFLHFPQLQRLDLQYNQIHFIHHKAFDKLTHLEELYLGNNLLPSLTPGAFSPLRKLKVLNLNSNRLHNVSRACFSNLLGLIKLRLDSNIIHSVQGSPFSSLTNLLYLHLENNKIVNISKNAFVGLGKLRLLSLSGNPQISLRHPTFLPLRSLSTLNIAGNRLQQLGPDIFNGLQRLSRLILSSNRLTLLHSKAFFGLGSLQELHLDGNLLSQLPEGLLLPLHNLEVLNLSHNALSSLNPETFNGLGRLRVLDLQHNTLSYLHGKIFSGNPALYRLQLDGNQWICDCQLLGLKHWILGTLHPRSRMLSVFVQCWGPPEVAGKYLDYLDDSYQQETGGCISSTTPAGQGHMISNTSEYKGLLVHQPRKGDTELKTDDLLLSLFIHPSVNSSLPESVVSSKQASETKGPHGASRQQGIDIFQKEKSKDLIAAFEPLQQPHPPEVKLKYLQPSQLYPSPEMHNFNTFQPATETLNQLHLKSPSNESNKRHHKKPDSVPKHLPDHLQSPSDSLGPIHPGILDAPSGPPYLDGQAPKTLNHDPTTAISRQHDNPVAETLHQPHHDPQHPLLETFHHGQTERRQPASETLHQAAPVPSLLSDPCEFNKLYLLNLSVEAVGSSTARVRWQALSPHTRGPVHFRVLYERFGQSGRFQRFVYPRGHTESLTLLELTGDTPYLVCVESLIGGRACPVAPRDHCVGLVTLPSENSQPSVNYQMLALALLALNAFLLLLGLVAWGSKLARKKWGRRRAPVHVRQMYSTRRPYRSVGTGVSTDFSGFQSHRPRTAVCALGEADLIEFPGCDRFREATNIHREDLLQRFTD, encoded by the coding sequence TTCCCTCAGCTGCAGAGACTTGACCTGCAGTATAATCAGATACACTTCATTCACCATAAAGCATTTGATAAGCTCACTCATCTGGAAGAGCTATACCTGGGCAACAATCTCCTCCCTAGCCTGACCCCTGGTGCATTTTCTCCACTCAGGAAACTTAAAGTGCTTAATTTGAATAGTAACAGGCTGCATAATGTTAGCAGAGCCTGCTTTTCTAACCTGCTGGGGCTAATCAAGCTAAGGCTGGATAGCAACATTATACATAGCGTACAGGGCTCCCCCTTCTCTTCTCTCACCAATCTGCTTTATTTACACCTGGAGAACAATAAAATTGTAAACATCAGTAAAAATGCCTTTGTAGGGCTTGGGAAGCTACGTCTGTTGAGCCTATCAGGGAACCCTCAGATTTCTCTGCGACATCCAACCTTTTTACCCCTGAGATCTCTGAGCACCCTCAACATTGCTGGCAATCGTCTGCAGCAACTAGGACCTGATATATTTAATGGATTACAACGCCTTTCCAGACTCATTCTCAGCTCAAATAGACTGACTCTGCTTCATTCTAAGGCTTTTTTCGGACTTGGATCATTGCAAGAACTGCATTTGGATGGGAACTTGCTTAGCCAACTTCCAGAGGGTCTGCTATTGCCACTGCACAATTTGGAAGTGCTGAACCTGAGTCACAATGCACTTTCCAGCTTGAACCCAGAAACATTTAATGGACTCGGTAGGCTTAGGGTCCTGGATTTGCAACATAACACATTAAGCTATCTACATGGAAAGATCTTCTCTGGAAACCCTGCCCTCTATCGCCTGCAGTTGGATGGCAATCAATGGATCTGTGACTGCCAACTTTTGGGGCTGAAGCATTGGATTCTGGGAACTCTGCACCCTCGAAGCCGCATGCTTTCTGTTTTTGTACAGTGCTGGGGTCCTCCTGAGGTTGCAGGGAAATATTTAGATTATCTGGATGATTCATATCAACAAGAGACAGGGGGGTGTATTTCCAGCACAACCCCTGCAGGACAGGGACACATGATATCTAACACCTCAGAGTACAAGGGTCTTTTAGTACACCAACCCAGAAAAGGGGACACAGAACTTAAAACTGATGATTTGCTGCTATCCTTATTTATTCACCCATCAGTAAATTCTTCACTCCCCGAATCAGTTGTATCTAGCAAACAGGCTTCAGAAACTAAAGGCCCACATGGAGCAAGCAGGCAACAAGGCATAGACATATTTCAGAAAGAGAAAAGTAAAGATTTAATAGCTGCTTTTGAACCATTGCAACAGCCCCATCCTCCTGAAGTTAAACTAAAATATTTGCAGCCCAGCCAATTGTACCCATCACCTGAAATGCATAATTTCAACACATTCCAACCAGCAACTGAAACACTGAATCAACTCCATCTTAAGTCCCCAAGTAATGAATCTAATAAAAGGCATCATAAAAAACCTGATAGTGTGCCTAAGCATCTTCCTGATCACTTGCAATCTCCATCTGACTCACTGGGCCCAATTCATCCAGGAATCCTAGATGCTCCATCTGGGCCCCCATATTTAGATGGCCAAGCACCCAAGACATTGAATCATGATCCAACTACAGCTATTTCACGACAGCATGATAATCCAGTAGCAGAGACCTTGCACCAGCCTCACCATGACCCACAACATCCTTTATTAGAAACTTTCCACCATGGGCAAACTGAACGCAGACAGCCAGCATCTGAGACATTGCACCAGGCAGCCCCTGTCCCTTCTCTGCTCTCAGACCCATGTGAGTTTAACAAGCTTTACCTGCTGAACCTGTCAGTTGAGGCTGTAGGTAGTAGTACAGCTCGGGTACGTTGGCAAGCCTTGAGCCCTCATACTCGTGGGCCAGTACACTTTCGGGTGTTATATGAGCGATTTGGACAGTCTGGACGATTTCAACGCTTTGTATATCCACGTGGACACACAGAATCATTGACTTTGCTGGAGCTTACTGGAGACACTCCATATTTGGTTTGTGTAGAGAGCCTGATTGGTGGTAGAGCATGTCCAGTGGCCCCCAGGGACCATTGTGTAGGGCTTGTAACATTGCCTTCAGAGAATAGTCAGCCTTCAGTGAACTACCAAATGTTGGCCTTAGCTCTGCTTGCCCTCAATGCATTTCTGCTTCTCTTGGGATTGGTGGCTTGGGGGTCCAAGTTGGCACGAAAAAAATGGGGCCGCAGAAGGGCCCCAGTTCATGTTCGACAGATGTACTCTACTAGGCGACCTTACAGGTCTGTAGGTACTGGCGTATCTACTGATTTTTCAGGTTTTCAGTCCCACCGACCACGCACTGCAGTATGTGCCCTGGGAGAGGCAGATCTCATAGAATTTCCTGGTTGTGATCGTTTCAGGGAAGCTACTAACATACATAGAGAGGATCTATTACAGAGATTCACAGACTGA